A stretch of DNA from Paenibacillus sp. FSL W8-0186:
TAGCAGTTAATCTCTGCGGCATAGAAGGAAGAATAGATTTAGATGGACTTCATGTCATTAGAATAAGAGAAATGGCTAATCACGGCAGGATTCTTGATTTTAGGTCCATCAAACCCATCTAATCCCCTAAAGCATGCATTAAGAGCATAATTAGATACATAAATTCCATTTCGTATTACTATTCTTACAGTTCCGTCCATGTCACGTTTAACTCAATGACCCCTTCGTTCGAGGACAATCGTCCGCCAATCATGGACCAGCTTTCGTTTTTATCGGGATTGTCGCCTTGAATAATAATATTCTTATCGCCGATGGTCTGACCGGAATCATCCAAGTTTTGCGATTTGAAATAATCCTTGTACAACTTGGTAATCGTCGCCATGTCTTCCTCGGTTGAGAAAATCAGCAGCACCGATTTTTTGCCGTCTTTGATTTCAGAGTGGGATGTGCTGATCTTGACATCGTCCGGAAGAGGGAAATCCGCCGGCAAATATTCAGGCCTTTGCTCATCATGGCCTTGGGCTCCGGCAGTCATGTTCTGTACGGCCCCTGTATCTGGCGGTTGTTGTGCTGGCCCGCTTTTGGAGGATTGGCAGGCGCTTAACCCTATCAATACAAGAATGGATAACAGTAAATACATCAATCTGCTGATCTTCACGAATTTTTCTCTCCTTCTCCACGTTCCACGTATTTCCAAACCCTTCCTATATTAATACGTTTTTGCATTTTATCCTACGGTGGATAGGCCCATTTATAATGCCGTTTCACCATCCTAGCCATATACTTTAGACCCGTGCTGCTGCTTCCTTACTCCTAGTCTGCCACGTAGTCAAACCGACGAGGTTATATTCAAAAAAACGAGCCACTCCAAGAGCGTGGGAAATGTAAGCGCACTTTTGAGGCAGGAAGGGTTATTTTTGCGCCAAATCTGGATTCCTTATTTGTTTACAGATACTTTTTTTGGGAGTAAGATTTCATTCATGACGAACTGGTTTATACATTGAATAATCCTTTATCGCTGAATTCTGCAGTCAGAAACGGGGGAACCAGAGGGATGCGCATATGCATGTAAGTCCCAGGGGTGAATCGCTTGATCTGGATCAGGTAAACGTCAAGTGTAGGGCTACTTTCAGGCCCGAATCCGTCAGCTAACCTCGTAAGCGTTACGAAAGAGGAATTTGTCGCGTGCCCAAGTTTTTTTGAGCAGCCGCGGGAAAGGCCAACTTTCCTGCGGCTTTTTTCGTGCGAATGCATGGGATAGGATTACTGGTTTGAACGGATAATGGCTAAACCAAGAGGGTACGATACAAAATGTCCCATATCTCAAACTGGTGGTGGAAATAAGATGTCAATCAAAAGACTGTTGATTGGGCGGCCGTTGAAATCGACGGAATTAGGGGAACAAAAGCTGAATAAGAAGAAGGCGCTGGCCATTCTTTCATCCGATGCTTTATCGTCGGTAGCCTACGGACCGGAGCAAATATTGCTCGTGCTGGTTACCGTCAGTACAGCGGCCTTTTGGTATTCGATCCCGATCGGGGTCGGCGTATTGGTATTATTGACTGCTCTTATTTTATCCTATCGGCAAATTATTTTTGCATACCCTCACGGCGGGGGAGCCTACGTCGTTTCCAAGCAGAATCTGGGGATCTTTCCCGGCCTGATTGCCGGCGGTTCCCTGCTGGTCGATTATATTCTGACCGTTGCCGTCAGCGTGTCTGCGGGGACGGATGCGATCACGTCGGCTTTTCCAAGCCTGCACGAGCATAAGGTCATCATCGCAGTTGTGTTTGTCATTCTCCTCACCTTGCTGAATTTACGGGGTGTTACCGAATCCGCTACGATTCTGGCTTATCCCGTGTATTTATTCGTTATGGCTTTATTCCTGCTGATTGCCGTAGGGCTATACAATATTGCGATGGGCCATGTCCCGCCGGAGCTGCATGCGCCGGTCGGCACGCCTGTGGCCGGCATGACCTTGTTCTTGATCCTGCGCGCTTTTGCCTCGGGAAGCTCGGCCTTGACCGGGGTAGAGGCGATTTCCAACGCCATCCCGAATTTTAAGGAGCCCGCGCCGAATAATGCGGCCAAAACGCTGCTGGCGATGGGAACCCTGCTTGCAATTCTGTTCTCGGGCATTGTATTTCTGGCCTATTATTACGGGATTGCGCCTCATCCGGAGAAGACGGTCGTCTCGCAAATTGCCGAGCATACCTTCGGCAGAAATGCTGTGTACTATTTTATCCAAGGCACGACGGCTTTGATCTTGATCCTGGCAGCCAATACGGGGTATTCAGCTTTTCCGCTGCTGGCTGTGAACCTCGCCAACGACCGGTTCATTCCAAGAATGTTCACGGTACGGGGCGACCGGCTGGGTTATTCCAATGGCATTATCAGCCTGGGATTGCTATCTATCATCTTGATTATTGCCTTCCAGGGGCAGACGGAGCAGCTTATCCCGCTGTATGCAGTTGGCGTGTTCATTCCGTTCACGCTATCGCAGACAGGGATCATGATGAAATGGATTCGCGAGAAGCCGACGGGCTGGGTCCCTAAGCTGATTATTAATTCCATCGGCGCTCTGATCTCCTTAACAGTTTCACTTGTATTCTTTTTGACAAAATTTACACGAGTCTGGCCGGTACTGATCTTCTTGCCATTGATCGTTTGGATGTTTTATCGGATCAAGAAGCATTATGAAGCGGTGGGCGATCAGCTGCGGCTAACAACCTGCGAGCCGGCGGTACCTATCACGGGGAACGTCATTATTTTGCCTGTATCGGGAATTACGCACGTCGTTGACCATTCCCTGAATTACGCGAAATCTTTGTCGCCGGATCAGATCATCGCTGTGTATATTCCGTTCGAGAGAGAGGATATCGCCCGTTTTGAGGAGAAATGGAATCGTTGGCGGCCGGACGTCAGGCTGGTCACGCTGTACTCCCCTTATCGAAGCATCATTACGCCGCTGGGCAAATTCATCGACACGGTACACCGGAAAGCGAGCGAGAACGATTACCAGGTGACGGTCATCATTCCCCAGTTCATTCCGAAGAAGGGCTGGCACAACTTCCTGCATAACCAGACCAGCTTAATGATCCGCACCTACCTGCTCTACCGCAAGGATGTCATCATCACAACAGTGCCTTATCACTTGAAAAAATAACGCCCTGGGCGCGGCTGGATCGATCGTATCAGCTATGAGATGCTGTTGGATTTGGCTTCTGCTCCTGCTCGTGCGCCTGACTAGCACGCTTGCGCACCAGGGGAGGCAGAGCAAGCAGATAATAGAAGCTTACGCCGAGCGTACAAATGCCAAGAAGATAGTGCAGCCAGGTAATGGAGACCCAGGCCGGGAAGGCTAGGGCTACAAACCCTAACGCTAATGAATGTCCGAGCATCATGACAGGCTCGATCAGGGCGTTTACCCTGCCCATATTTTGCGGGGGAACGAGTTCCGGCATCCAGCTGCCGAGAGCAATGTTTATGGGGGCGATAGCGATCCCTTCTATAAACACAAGCAGAAGATAGACCTCGATCCGGTCGGTGAAGCCCAGGCCCCCAATAAGGACGCTGGAGATGAACAACCCGGCAATGAGGATCGGGATTCTTGTATAACGGCGAATGAGCTTGAGGCCGATGACACTGCCGATGAGGAAGCCCGCACCGAGAAATATCGTAGTTAATGAAGAGTGGACCACGTAATTGTCTGGGCTGATCTTGTATTTCATGGAGAAAATCGGCAGAATGGCGAACACACCGTTGACGATGCCAAAGAATAGGAAGCCGGAGATGAGAACCAGAAGCAGCCGGTTGCCCATAATATAACGGAGTCCCAGCCAAAAATCCTTGAGAAGCAGAGGAATTCGGATGTCGCGGATGCGGTTGCGGCCGTTAGGCATGCGGGCATGTTCAGGAAAATCG
This window harbors:
- a CDS encoding APC family permease; amino-acid sequence: MSIKRLLIGRPLKSTELGEQKLNKKKALAILSSDALSSVAYGPEQILLVLVTVSTAAFWYSIPIGVGVLVLLTALILSYRQIIFAYPHGGGAYVVSKQNLGIFPGLIAGGSLLVDYILTVAVSVSAGTDAITSAFPSLHEHKVIIAVVFVILLTLLNLRGVTESATILAYPVYLFVMALFLLIAVGLYNIAMGHVPPELHAPVGTPVAGMTLFLILRAFASGSSALTGVEAISNAIPNFKEPAPNNAAKTLLAMGTLLAILFSGIVFLAYYYGIAPHPEKTVVSQIAEHTFGRNAVYYFIQGTTALILILAANTGYSAFPLLAVNLANDRFIPRMFTVRGDRLGYSNGIISLGLLSIILIIAFQGQTEQLIPLYAVGVFIPFTLSQTGIMMKWIREKPTGWVPKLIINSIGALISLTVSLVFFLTKFTRVWPVLIFLPLIVWMFYRIKKHYEAVGDQLRLTTCEPAVPITGNVIILPVSGITHVVDHSLNYAKSLSPDQIIAVYIPFEREDIARFEEKWNRWRPDVRLVTLYSPYRSIITPLGKFIDTVHRKASENDYQVTVIIPQFIPKKGWHNFLHNQTSLMIRTYLLYRKDVIITTVPYHLKK
- a CDS encoding MFS transporter, which codes for MISLFRNRTFTKLFLAAFASQLGTVVGNMAFAYYLVDRYSERPALATTAELMYSLPTLAVFWFVGVIADRIDRKFIDCASFLLSGLLIAKGDFPEHARMPNGRNRIRDIRIPLLLKDFWLGLRYIMGNRLLLVLISGFLFFGIVNGVFAILPIFSMKYKISPDNYVVHSSLTTIFLGAGFLIGSVIGLKLIRRYTRIPILIAGLFISSVLIGGLGFTDRIEVYLLLVFIEGIAIAPINIALGSWMPELVPPQNMGRVNALIEPVMMLGHSLALGFVALAFPAWVSITWLHYLLGICTLGVSFYYLLALPPLVRKRASQAHEQEQKPNPTASHS